A stretch of DNA from Silvanigrella paludirubra:
AACGTCCTGTGTGAAGCTCAACCATTTTTGCACCAATTTTCATTGATAGTTCAATATCCTCTAAATTCGGTTCGACGAATAAACTTACAGGGATTCCATTATCTTGCAAAATTTTTGTGGTGTTTTTCAAAGAATCGAAACCTTGATTTAAATTTAGCCCACCTTCCGTAGTACGTTCTTCTCTTTTTTCTGGAACAAGAGTTACCATATTTGGGCGAATCGTAAGAGCAAAATCTATCATTTCTTTTGTATTGCCAATTTCTAAGTTTAAAGGAATTTGAAGAATTTGCTTTAAAAGTTTTACGTCTCTATCTTGGATATGTCTTCTATCTTCTCTTAAATGAACTGTAATTTGATCAGCACCTGCATTTTGAACCAATATAGCAGCATCAATAGGATCAGGATATTTCGTACCCCGTTGTTGGCGCAACGTCGCTACATGATCAATATTTACTCCTAGTGTAGCCATAAAAGATTCCCCTTCCCATTTAGAAACGTTAAAAAAAAACAGACTATAAATTATTACACTTAAAAAGGATATTCATGCAAATTAGACAGCCCTAAAAACAAGCAAAATGTGTATTATTTATTTATATCAATAATTACAAAATCAACTTAATGTAACAGGCTATTTAAAAACAAATAGGAATATTTAAATTTATAAGATCAATATGATTTTAATTTTAATAAAATAAAACGAAGTTCAAAAAACAAACATTTATTTATTTTTTAAAATAGGATAAGTTACTGAAAGTAAAACAAAGTTTGCGATTCTCATTTTTTTGTTTATTTGATGTTAACCATTGTGATAGGGAAGTTCTCAAGGCATAAATAAGAGGGCCTTTGTTTGGTAAGGAAGTCTTTGCTATAAAACCAGACATTGGGGATTTTTTTATTTTCCTTTTTTATTTTTTATAATTGAACGCAAGGATCACATGAAACTGAAGTCTATCCATATCTCAGGTTTTAAAAGTTTTGCTGATAGAGTAAATATTCATTACCATGATGGGATCACAGGAGTGATAGGGCCAAATGGTTCGGGCAAATCAAATATTATTGATGCCGTTCGTTGGGTAATGGGTGAGCAAACGGCAAAAAGTTTAAGAGCAGATGATCCAACAGACATTATTTTTTCTGGATCACAAGATAGAAAACCACTTAGTTTAGCAGAAGTTACCTTAATATTTTCAAATGATGGTTTGCATTGTCCTGCTGAATATATGCATCTTCCTGAAATATCCATTGGCAGAAGAATCAATCGTGGCGGTGAACGTGAGTATTTCATGAACCGTGAACCTTGCCGCTTAAAAGATATTGTTGATTTTCTTTTATCTATTGGTCTTGGCTCAAAAAGTTATGCCATTATTCAGCAGGATAAAAGAGATCGTATTATTCAAGCCTCACCAGAAGATTTAAGAGAAATTCTTGAAGAAACAGCTGGTATTACTGTCTTTAAGGTGAGAAGAAAAGAAGCCGAAAAAAGACTAACTTCTACAAGTGAGCGTATTAAAAATCTAGCTGAAATAGAACAAGAATTAACCCGTCAAAAGGAATCTTTATCTGAACAAGTTGAAAAAGCATCCTTAAAACTTTCCTATTCACAAGAATTAAAAGAAAAAGAAATAGAATTAATAAAAAATCATGTTGGTTTTTACCGCAGCATTGCTTCAAAAATAAAAAAAGAAGTCGACAGCCGTTCTTCTGAAATTCAGCAATCAAGTTTGGAAGCAAACGAGTGGGAAGCAACTGCAAACGACCTCAAATCAACTCAACTTGAATTAACGCAACAAATTAAAGCTACAGAAAATCAACTTGACGATCAAAAAATTGCTTTGACAAAATATCAAGAACGTCGAGAAAATTATAAAAAAAGACATGAAGAACGAATTTTACAAAAAGATAAAATAAAAAAAGAACTCGCTGAAGAACAGTTCAACTTAAAAGGCGAAGAAGAAAAACAAAATCAGCTCATGCTTGAAGTAGACAAATTAGGAATAAGTTTACAAAAAATTGATTCTGAAAAAGAAGGTTTTCAAGAAAGACTAGAAGAACTAGATGAGTCCTTGCAAGTTGAAAGAATGCGTGGTGATGAGATTCGCTCTGAAATGAAAGCGATAGAATCTAGCAGAAACTCTTTACGTGCTCGTAATGAATCTATGCTCGATACAATCTCTCGATATAATCAACAAATTCAGAAAGTAACAGAAAATTATCTTTCAAATTACGAATCCAGAGGACAAATTGCGGCAGATAGAAAAGCTATTGCAGAAAATTTAAATAAGGTTTCTTTAGGATTAGATGAAGTTGTTTCAAATAGAAATCAAATTGAAATTGAACTTGAAAAAATTAGAAAACATTTTGAGCAATCTAATATTGACAGAGAAAGTATAAAACAATCTCATTTAGAAATATCAAGTAAAGCATCCGTTTTACAAAAATTAGTGGAATCTAATAGTGGACTTTCGGATGGTACCTTAGCTTTAAAAGAAAAGTTATCTAAACAAATAACAGGATTTTTATTTGATGCTGTTTCATTACATAAAGATGATGAAAACATTCTTGAAAATTGTATGCCTCATTTATTTCAATCCGCTATAGTTGAAAATACCGATGATTTTATTGAAATTGTCGATAAAGTAGAAGAGCTCTCCATATCAAAAGTAACATTATTTATTAAAGATTTAATCACTTCATTATCTCCAACAGAAGAGTTAGAAAAAAATAATATTATTTCTTTAAACGGAATTCGCTGCGTTGGAGATCGATTAGAAAATTGTAAATGGCAAACTGCTAAAAAAATATTTGACCGCATTTTTATATGCCAAGATGAATGGATATTATTAAAAGCTAAAAAAATCTGTCAAAATAGTCAGCATTTTATTTTTGTAACAGAAAGAGGAACCATTTCGAATGGCGTCTATGGTTTAAGCTGTGGACAATTACAAGAAGGCGCTTCCCAAGGAATTCTGCAACGTAGAAGAGAATATGCAGAAGTTTTAGAACAAAAAGAAAAAATGCAAGAAAAACTTGCTAACATTGAAGGTCATCATTACTCATTAACTGAAAAAAAGAAAAAAATTGAATCTAAAGTTTCCGAACTTGCGTCTGTTCTTGAAAAAGAAAAGGTAGAGTCTGTTAAGTTATCTAGTCAACTAGACAATTTTGATTTACAGTTGCGTCATATTGATGAAAATTTAGCAAGACTTGATGAAGATAAACAAAGACTTCAAGCAGAAATATTAGAAGCCAAAGAATCCTTTGCTAAAAATCAAGGACAAATTGAAAGATTAGACTCTGAATTTAATTCTTTACAAAGAGATCTGGATGATTTTGAATCTGATTTTTCCGAAAAGAAGGAAACACGAGACGAAATTTTAACTCAGTTGCAGAGTAAAAAATCAGAAAGAGCCGTTATTTTAGAAAGACAAACGAATAATCGTAAATATTATGAAGAAATGATTTTTCAAATTAAAAGAATGCAACAAAAAGTAGAATCGTTTATTTCTCAAATTGATGAACTAGAAACAAAAATTAATAATGGGGAAAATGAATTTGAGAGCTTAAATTTAGAGATCAATAATTTTCAAAAGCAAGTAAAAATATTTGAAGATAAACTCGAATTTTTAGTGCAAGAAGAATCTGAAAATTCGGAAGAACTGAGAGTATATGAAAGCAAATTAAAATCACAAAAAGATTCTGCAGCCTCAAAACAAAAATTTATCAATGATAAATTATTAGAACTAGCTCGTTATGAAACCATTATTGAAACAGCTCTTAAAGATGCTCATGAAAAATATAATATTGCGCCAACCGATATTCCATTTGATGCTCCAAATGATCAAGCTTTAAGAAATCAATTAGAAACAAGAATTAAAGAATTACAAACGGCTATTCAAGAATTAGGCGCGGTAAATGAAAGAGCTTTGGAAGAATTTAAAGATGTTTCTGAACGTTTAGAATTTTTAACTACACAAAAAACAGATATTGAACGTTCTATGCAAGAGCTTTATCTCTCTATCCAAGAGATCGAAGAAAATACGAAAGTTCGTTTCAAAGAAATTTTTGATAAAGTGAACATTGAATTTCAAAAAATATTCCCGGTTCTCTTTCCTAGCGGTTATGGTGAGTTACATATGCTGAATGATCAAGACCTTTTAAATACAGGTGTTGAAATTTTAGTGCGATTGCCAGGTAAAAAAATGCAAAATATGAGTTTATTTAGTGGTGGTGAAAAAGCATTAACTGCTATTTCTCTTATTTTTAGTTTACTTAAAACAACACCAGCACCCTTTTGTTTTCTTGATGAAGTCGATGCTCCTCTAGACGAAGCCAATGTGGGCCGATTTAATGATGTCTTAGATGCATTAAGTAACGAATTCCAATTTGTAGTCATTACACACAACCGTAGAACAATGGAAGTTTTGGATACCATTTATGGTATATCCATGAGTGAGCCCGGTGTTTCCAAGTTGGTTTCTGTTGACTTAAGTGATGTTCCTACTCATTTGAGAAAGAAACAAAAAGCAGCAATACGAACGGGAGCCAGTGTAAGTCTTTAGCATAAATAAACAGCGTTAATTTTGTATTTTTATCATTTATCAAAATAATTTATAAATGACTTTCATTGACATTCACATTTTAATAAATTAGATAAAACCCCTTGTGGCAAGATAAAATTTAGATTTTTTCTTTACACAAAAAGGGTTTACCAAAATAATAAATACCCAAAAAAATAATTAAATAATTAATACAAGGAAGTTATGTATGTCTTTTCATAAAAAATCATGTTTATTAAGCCTTGCTTTTGCGAGTCCATGTGTCAGCTTTGCGCAGTCTCAAAATGAAAAAGATATATCTAAACCAAAATTAGGTGAATTAACATTTTTTCAAGAAGAAAATACTTTTTATAACGATGTTTCTTTATCATTTGCTAAAGAAACTTATAAAGAAGAGTACACAAGTGGAAGTAAATATACTATAAGTTATAATGGAAATTATGAAAAAAACACAATTTCAATGACAGAATTTTTATCATATTCCTTTAAAAAAAATCAAGCTTTTGGCATAGAGCTAAGTTATGGATCTGTAAATTATAAATATAATTATGATAAAACTTCTTATGATTTTGTAAATAATTATC
This window harbors:
- a CDS encoding pyridoxine 5'-phosphate synthase — protein: MATLGVNIDHVATLRQQRGTKYPDPIDAAILVQNAGADQITVHLREDRRHIQDRDVKLLKQILQIPLNLEIGNTKEMIDFALTIRPNMVTLVPEKREERTTEGGLNLNQGFDSLKNTTKILQDNGIPVSLFVEPNLEDIELSMKIGAKMVELHTGRYAEQDGNLADEEFERICKATKQAHKFDLIVHSGHGLHYRNAKRIAKIEGMCDLNIGHSIISYAVLVGLERAVQEMKAIVS
- the smc gene encoding chromosome segregation protein SMC, which codes for MKLKSIHISGFKSFADRVNIHYHDGITGVIGPNGSGKSNIIDAVRWVMGEQTAKSLRADDPTDIIFSGSQDRKPLSLAEVTLIFSNDGLHCPAEYMHLPEISIGRRINRGGEREYFMNREPCRLKDIVDFLLSIGLGSKSYAIIQQDKRDRIIQASPEDLREILEETAGITVFKVRRKEAEKRLTSTSERIKNLAEIEQELTRQKESLSEQVEKASLKLSYSQELKEKEIELIKNHVGFYRSIASKIKKEVDSRSSEIQQSSLEANEWEATANDLKSTQLELTQQIKATENQLDDQKIALTKYQERRENYKKRHEERILQKDKIKKELAEEQFNLKGEEEKQNQLMLEVDKLGISLQKIDSEKEGFQERLEELDESLQVERMRGDEIRSEMKAIESSRNSLRARNESMLDTISRYNQQIQKVTENYLSNYESRGQIAADRKAIAENLNKVSLGLDEVVSNRNQIEIELEKIRKHFEQSNIDRESIKQSHLEISSKASVLQKLVESNSGLSDGTLALKEKLSKQITGFLFDAVSLHKDDENILENCMPHLFQSAIVENTDDFIEIVDKVEELSISKVTLFIKDLITSLSPTEELEKNNIISLNGIRCVGDRLENCKWQTAKKIFDRIFICQDEWILLKAKKICQNSQHFIFVTERGTISNGVYGLSCGQLQEGASQGILQRRREYAEVLEQKEKMQEKLANIEGHHYSLTEKKKKIESKVSELASVLEKEKVESVKLSSQLDNFDLQLRHIDENLARLDEDKQRLQAEILEAKESFAKNQGQIERLDSEFNSLQRDLDDFESDFSEKKETRDEILTQLQSKKSERAVILERQTNNRKYYEEMIFQIKRMQQKVESFISQIDELETKINNGENEFESLNLEINNFQKQVKIFEDKLEFLVQEESENSEELRVYESKLKSQKDSAASKQKFINDKLLELARYETIIETALKDAHEKYNIAPTDIPFDAPNDQALRNQLETRIKELQTAIQELGAVNERALEEFKDVSERLEFLTTQKTDIERSMQELYLSIQEIEENTKVRFKEIFDKVNIEFQKIFPVLFPSGYGELHMLNDQDLLNTGVEILVRLPGKKMQNMSLFSGGEKALTAISLIFSLLKTTPAPFCFLDEVDAPLDEANVGRFNDVLDALSNEFQFVVITHNRRTMEVLDTIYGISMSEPGVSKLVSVDLSDVPTHLRKKQKAAIRTGASVSL